The Cytobacillus sp. NJ13 sequence GCCGCCCCCGAAAACCAGAGATCCTGAGCGATAAAAGCTGTCAAAAAGAGCAACCCAATCCCATGCGGTTAGCTCCCTTAAAATTGGAAGCACTATTAAAAGGGCGAAAAACAACACTAAACAGCCAATGGCAAAACCTTTTGAAATGGGAAACTCCATCCGTGCTTCATCGTTATCTGCATGTTTCTTATAGATTAAAAATCCAATAAAACCAGAGATAAGGATGACTCCAACCTGAGTAATGGCAGTCTGCCATAATAGTGTGGCGATAATCGCGAGCAGTGCCAGCGTTTTTCGCGGCAGGTCAGGTACAAGCTTTTGTGCCATACCCAAGACCGCGTGAGCCACTACGGCGACCGCGACAATTTTGAGCCCATGGATCCAGCCGGCTTCCGCCGGATTAATGCCTTGAAGAAGAATGGCAAAAATAATCAGGGCAATAACAGATGGCAATGTGAAACCAAGGAAAGCCATAATGCCGCCGCCTACTCCAGCCCTCATGACACCAATGCCAATGCCAACCTGGCTGCTCGCCGGTCCGGGGAGGAACTGACAAAGTGCAACTAAGTCAGCGTAGCTTTTCTCATCCATCCATTTTCTTCTCCGGACATACTCATCGTGAAAATAGCCGAGATGAGCTACAGGTCCCCCGAAAGAGGTGAGTCCAAGCCTTGTTGAAACCATTAATATTTCCAGTAACGATTTTAAGCCAGTTCTGTTTTTGTTCATATGCATCCCCTTTAGTCTTTAATCTCTTTAAAAAGCTCATAAGCTTTTTTTCTGGCTTCCTCGAGCACCGTAATTCCTTTTTCTGTTGCAGTATAATATTTTCGGATTCGGCCATCTACATTTTTCTTCTCCTGATGAAGAAGCCCATCTGATTCCATCGAATGGAGGAGAGGATACAATGTTCCGGAACTGATGCTATATCCATGCTCTTTCAGCTCTTCCACCATCCAAGCGCCGAAAACAGGGTGCTCCTTTGCATGGTGAAGAATATGGATTTGAATAAACCCGAGGAACAGCTTGCGCACTATTTTATCTTCCAAGCAAATGCCTCCCTTATTAATTTCGAAACCCGATATCGGAATTTGATAATTGGATGATACCAAATTAAACTTGATAAGAAAAGGGGAATTTGAAAATTTACAAAACCTTAACATAGACATAAAAAGAACGCTCTCTCAAGCGTTCAGTTGTCAATTATTCTGTTCATTTCTTAAAATTTCATAAGCATGTTCACCGGCTGCTGCCGTTAAACTTTCCCACAGCTGATCACGCAGTAAATCGAGTTCAATAATCCTTCTCGCCAGATCTATTGTATTTTTTGTTTCCATAAAGGCCCCCTGGTTAATAACGGCTTCGATTGCTGTGTTTTTTAAAAATAACCTCAAGTTCCGTTAAGGTCAGCTTTTGCAGAGCCGGTTCAGAATGCTGATATTCGCTTCCTGATTTGACAAGCAGATCGATTAGATATTGCCGTTTTTTCTCAATGGCTTTCCTTAAATATTGCATTCACTATCTCCTCTTTTCTTTAATGTTTTTGTTTATTCTAAAAGAAATTTAGCTCTTATTCATTTATTATGTTAAGTTTTCTTACATTGTTTTTGCT is a genomic window containing:
- a CDS encoding chromate transporter, which gives rise to MNKNRTGLKSLLEILMVSTRLGLTSFGGPVAHLGYFHDEYVRRRKWMDEKSYADLVALCQFLPGPASSQVGIGIGVMRAGVGGGIMAFLGFTLPSVIALIIFAILLQGINPAEAGWIHGLKIVAVAVVAHAVLGMAQKLVPDLPRKTLALLAIIATLLWQTAITQVGVILISGFIGFLIYKKHADNDEARMEFPISKGFAIGCLVLFFALLIVLPILRELTAWDWVALFDSFYRSGSLVFGGGHVVLPLLEREFVPTGWLSEEAFLAGYGAAQAVPGPLFTFAAYLGAVMNGWQGGLLATAAIFLPAFLLILGTLPFWDTLRRNPNIKGALMGVNAAVVGILIAAFYHPIWTSSILEPADFAFAAVLFSMLVYWKLPPWIIVVTGAIGGTLLGSIF
- a CDS encoding PadR family transcriptional regulator, with product MEDKIVRKLFLGFIQIHILHHAKEHPVFGAWMVEELKEHGYSISSGTLYPLLHSMESDGLLHQEKKNVDGRIRKYYTATEKGITVLEEARKKAYELFKEIKD
- the fbpA gene encoding Fur-regulated basic protein FbpA — its product is MQYLRKAIEKKRQYLIDLLVKSGSEYQHSEPALQKLTLTELEVIFKKHSNRSRY